Proteins from a genomic interval of Streptococcus oralis:
- a CDS encoding thymidine kinase, with protein sequence MAQLYYRYGTMNSGKTIEILKVAYNYEEQGKGVVIMTSALDTRDGVGYVSSRIGMKRPAIAIEETTDIFGYIRNLHEKPYCVLVDEAQFLKRHHVYDLARVVDELDIPVMAFGLKNDFRNDLFEGSKYLLLLADKIEEIKTICQYCKKKATMVLRTQDGVPVYDGEQIQIGGNETYISVCRKHYFAPMITSNQENNYDN encoded by the coding sequence ATGGCACAGTTGTATTATCGTTATGGGACTATGAACTCAGGTAAAACGATTGAGATTCTCAAGGTGGCCTATAACTACGAGGAGCAAGGAAAGGGAGTTGTGATTATGACTTCGGCTCTGGATACGCGTGACGGTGTTGGCTATGTGTCGAGTCGAATCGGCATGAAACGCCCAGCCATTGCGATTGAGGAAACGACGGATATCTTTGGTTATATCCGAAACTTACATGAAAAACCTTACTGTGTGTTGGTCGATGAGGCCCAGTTTCTCAAGCGTCACCATGTTTACGACCTAGCTCGTGTTGTTGATGAGTTAGATATACCTGTCATGGCTTTTGGTTTGAAGAATGACTTTCGCAATGACTTGTTCGAAGGTTCAAAATACCTCTTGCTCTTAGCAGACAAGATTGAAGAAATCAAGACCATCTGCCAGTACTGTAAGAAAAAGGCGACTATGGTGTTGCGAACTCAAGATGGTGTGCCAGTCTATGATGGCGAACAAATTCAGATCGGTGGCAATGAAACCTATATCTCAGTCTGCCGTAAACATTATTTTGCGCCAATGATAACATCTAACCAGGAGAACAACTATGACAATTGA
- a CDS encoding 4-oxalocrotonate tautomerase, with the protein MPFVRIDLFEGRTLDQKKALAKEVTEAVVRNTGAPQSAVHVIINDMPEGTYFPQGEMRTK; encoded by the coding sequence ATGCCATTTGTACGCATCGATTTATTTGAAGGACGCACGCTTGATCAAAAGAAAGCTCTTGCTAAGGAAGTTACGGAAGCTGTTGTCCGTAATACTGGAGCACCTCAATCTGCTGTCCATGTCATCATCAACGACATGCCAGAAGGAACTTACTTCCCACAAGGGGAAATGCGCACCAAATAA
- the mnmE gene encoding tRNA uridine-5-carboxymethylaminomethyl(34) synthesis GTPase MnmE — protein sequence MITREFDTIAAISTPLGEGAIGIVRLSGTDSFAIAQKIFKGKDLSKVASHTLNYGHIVDPQTGKVMDEVMVGAMKSPKTFTREDIIEINTHGGIAVTNEILQLAIREGARLAEPGEFTKRAFLNGRVDLTQAEAVMDIIRAKTDKAMNIAVKQLDGSLSDLINNTRQEILNTLAQVEVNIDYPEYDDVEEATTAVIREKTMEFEQLLTNLLRTAQRGKILREGISTAIIGRPNVGKSSLLNNLLREDKAIVTDIAGTTRDVIEEYVNINGVPLKLIDTAGIRDTDDIVEQIGVERSRKALKEADLVLLVLNASEPLTAQDRQLLEISQDTNRIILLNKTDLPEAIETSELPEDVIRISVLKNQNIDKIEERINDLFFENAGLVEQDATYLSNARHISLIEKAVESLQAVNEGLELGMPVDLLQVDLTRTWEILGEITGDAAPDELITQLFSQFCLGK from the coding sequence ATGATTACACGTGAATTTGATACCATCGCTGCTATCTCTACTCCACTAGGTGAAGGGGCCATTGGTATTGTCCGTTTGAGCGGAACTGACAGTTTTGCCATTGCGCAAAAGATTTTTAAAGGCAAAGACTTAAGCAAGGTTGCTAGCCACACTCTTAACTACGGTCACATTGTTGACCCTCAAACTGGTAAGGTTATGGACGAGGTTATGGTTGGGGCCATGAAATCTCCAAAGACCTTCACTCGTGAGGACATTATCGAGATTAACACCCACGGTGGGATTGCGGTGACCAATGAGATTCTCCAGCTAGCTATCCGTGAAGGAGCTCGGTTGGCAGAACCTGGTGAATTTACCAAGCGCGCCTTTCTAAACGGTCGTGTGGATTTGACACAGGCTGAGGCGGTGATGGACATCATCCGTGCCAAGACAGACAAGGCTATGAATATTGCAGTCAAACAATTGGACGGTTCTCTTTCTGACCTCATTAACAATACTCGCCAAGAAATCCTCAATACACTTGCCCAAGTAGAGGTCAATATTGACTATCCTGAGTATGATGATGTTGAAGAAGCCACTACTGCAGTCATCCGCGAGAAGACTATGGAGTTTGAGCAACTGCTGACCAATCTCCTTAGAACAGCACAACGTGGCAAAATCCTTCGTGAGGGAATTTCAACTGCCATCATCGGACGCCCCAACGTTGGGAAATCGAGCCTCCTAAACAATCTCCTACGTGAAGACAAGGCTATCGTTACAGACATTGCTGGTACTACTCGAGATGTCATAGAAGAATACGTCAATATCAATGGTGTTCCTCTCAAATTGATTGATACAGCCGGTATCCGGGATACAGATGATATCGTGGAACAAATCGGTGTCGAGCGTTCGAGAAAAGCCCTCAAGGAAGCTGACTTGGTACTACTAGTGCTAAATGCTAGTGAGCCACTAACAGCACAAGACAGACAACTCTTAGAAATCAGTCAGGATACCAACCGCATTATTCTACTTAATAAAACTGACCTTCCTGAAGCGATTGAAACTTCGGAACTACCTGAAGATGTTATCCGTATTTCAGTTCTTAAAAATCAAAATATCGATAAGATCGAAGAGCGTATTAATGACCTCTTCTTCGAAAATGCTGGCTTGGTTGAGCAAGATGCCACTTACTTGTCAAATGCCCGTCATATTTCCTTGATTGAAAAGGCCGTTGAAAGCCTACAAGCAGTTAATGAAGGTCTTGAACTAGGGATGCCAGTTGATTTGTTGCAAGTTGACTTGACCCGTACTTGGGAAATTCTCGGAGAAATCACTGGAGATGCCGCACCTGATGAACTCATTACCCAACTCTTTAGCCAATTCTGTTTAGGAAAATAA